The following nucleotide sequence is from Oryzias latipes chromosome 20, ASM223467v1.
AGATTGCATATCCATGATCAAGTTGGTTCAGATTGAAAAAATTcaagttataaaaaatatttaaaaaaatcaaacatacgTTATGTTGTAAATGAGCACCAAGGCGACCGTGGAACATAAACGCTTTCAGTGCCGTCTCCGTGCTGGGACACTCTGGGATTTCTGTGGTGGAGCTGAGGTGACTGTACAACACTGACTGCATTGAGAAAACACAGATTAAGCTGACGACACAAGAGCAAAGACAAAGCTAAATGGATAGAAAATCTATCGATGATACCTTCCAACTGCCCAGCACTGTGTGGAGCTGCTTCAGAGGTTTTTCACCAAGAGCAAGGACTTTATCTCGGGTTGGCGTGTGGCTGAAAAGGTCCTCCAGGTATGCTAGAGCCAGGTCTGGTTTGGCCTCCACACTTTCTTGAATACGAACCTTTCTGCGAGAACCCTCCTTTCCCTGATGTTGAtaagttgttttattgttttaccaaAAAAGCTCTCGAGTCAAAACCAAACCTGCAGGATGACTTTAGTGACTGACCGCTTGCTTGGGAAGAGATGCGCTGAGCCAGTCAGTGATCAGTTCAAGGACATCAGCAGCCTGTCCCCAGCTGCAGATACAGTCCAGCAGCTGGCTGTACTGTTCCGGAGCCACTCCAGACTCCATCTTCCTGAGTCTTGACAGGACTCCACAGctagacagagaaaaaaaaagacaagtgaagccaaaaaaaacccaaaaaagtaCCATATAGAATTCTTCTGAGGCTCACctaaatgttggaactgcagcTGGAGGCAGAAATGATGCCAGTTTGATCAGAGGAGCTGTGGCTCGCTCATCCTGAAAAACAGTCAAGTGTGATCAACACTCATCTCATTAAAAagtatacaaaacaaaacactgcagAAGAAATACCTCAAAAGCCTGGAAATACTTGGACATAACATTTCCAAACTTGGCTGATGTGTACTTGTACGCCTCTTCGTTGTGTTTCAGTGCTTTTTCAACACTTCTCCAGAGGATGACCACAACTTCCAGCAGCCCCGCCACAAGAGCCATGTCCTGACCTAAATGAACAGGGGGGGcctgcaaaataaaagcttactTTGGACTTCAATTATTACAGACACACATAGAACAACCCTTTCAATTCCAAATAtaacaaacaaatgtgtttcattacatttgtttattatttccGTTAAATCAAGATTAACTGCAGCTATTTCACAATAAGATTCAGCAatgaaagaagcttttttttcccgttgCATCCCTGAACATTCATTTAGCTGTAAAAAAGAAGGCATTTATGCCAACTCTAAATGAGATTATAGGGAGTTTCTTTGCACATTTCCTAATTTTTTCCTCGTTTTGCACATTTCACCTTTTAAATTTGTGAATTAGCGACAGTGTGACAGGTTTGAAAACTAACCGCTCACCTGCACTTGGTACTGAAGAGAGGAGAGGAAAGCTTAGgctactttttatttgtttattgcgacaatgttttttttttgttatgctaTTTTGACACCACTTTGTCACAACTATTTTCAAAGtaatcttactttttttttttttgttccacagTTTTTATAACAAGAAATAAACACGCAAATGAGCAGAATGGAATGCAGCGTATTTATGGGATAGAGTgcatcaaacacaaaactgaacCCATCGGCTCCTTGGTAAGGCTTAAGCAGGAAAGTCGGCTCCAAAGACGTACCGGTACATGAGCTGTGTTTGGCTAACAGTAGCGCAGTCTTTAAAATCACTTGTTGAAATGGCTTTGCagtcaaaaaattaaatgtaaaattaaatttacaGCAGGTGTTTTTTGGTCATTGCATGCCTCCTATTTTAGATCTGGATTCATCTTTCTCCACGTAACAATTGTTCCATTTAAAACTTAATGCTACAATACTTCATAAAAGGGTTTAAATATGTGGAATCTATATAAATTCATTGGTGTCAGGTttcttattacttttttaaatgattaaagaCTCATTCCAAAGAAAATAGAGTTTATGGACTTTTTGAAcgtgttcttgtgtcatttttctgatggaggacataactTAAGAAAGTCAAGCTTAAATTTTCACTTCTTTATTggaattgttgtgaatctgaAACAGATGGGGGAAAAAGCAGAGCAGATTTTTACGTTGATAATTCGCTGGgcgggcctcaagctccctgctccgctccaacCCGATCCATCCACCTGAAGAggactagatccacgtacgtcttcattttcctcgactgagctggcatctggttcaaaacggTGTGGCTaaatagctctgatattgctcgccgttttgctgcagcggtaatgttaggttggggttagaggagagagtgtaaacagatgcatgatgggaatgGGGCAGGCTTACCGTACGCCAACAGTTTTGAATTTTGAATGAACTAtagctgctttgcagaaactatgtcctagaaacgacagttttttgtttggagaatgaggctaaaaacggcataattgtaattaaaagaccactgggagcgctcaaaagatgattggagtaggtctttaagttTTTACAATGATACAAATTATGAAACAGTAAAAAGTAAGTTTTTCATTTAACTGTCTCCAGATTGCTGTCTCTTACTATGCTGTTCTCCTTGTTGTTGTCAGTGATGTCCATCATGTCACAGTTGACCTGAACGCAGCTGTTCAGAGACCGCCGAATAACCAGCATCAGCTTTACTGAAAGAAAGAAGCACCAGGTGGAGAACAGACTTTAAATGGAAAACTCCGTCTATTCCGGAAGTCCTTACTTATGTTAGTGGGGGCTGTGTGCTTGTGTGCAAACTGGTAGAACTTCCTGGCCGCCATGGGGTTCATCTGGATGAGGGTGATGCACCTGCTGCACCACTCTTTCTCCGATTCGTTGACGGGGAAGAAGGACTTAAAGAGCAAGTCCACAATCCGTTTGGACACAGACTGAGAATCTATAGCCAGGCGGGCCATCAGGTGGTCCATGCTGCACACGTCCCAGAACTGGATACGTGGAAAGaggttatttttatgttttgtgtgaCAAACCCTCTAGTTACaggattgttttatttgttcactgtGACGTTTTCCATCATGTCATCTTATTTTGGTAATTATTgggcaaaagacagaaaacaaatgtaaacagtACCTTGGCGGCACGAACAGCTTTAACCTTGATGAGCATGTCGAGGAAAGCTATGCGGACTTTTTCCGAGTTGTCGTGGATGCTGTACTTTGAAGTGGGCAGGAGTTTTTCCAGAAGGGGGTGACTCAGAGGGTTGTCCAGCACTAAAGGCAGACACTGAGAAACAAAGATGTAATTATAACATCTttattttacagcatttttAACCACATTTAAAACGTCTTTAGATTTTAGTGTTGATGGGGATAAACAGACATATAAGTAGATGTTGGTGCGCAGTACAAACATAGTAAACAAACATAtatcataataaaaatatattaggctttcctgatttttttttacatttattctgaatataaaaaagacaaaaaaagcatcaaTTTATAGTGATTGACAGCAATAAATCCACTGTTGTATCTCTTTGTCCTCTTATCAATAAGGGCATTTTTGCTGAGTATTAATATTTTGGCATTGACTTTATTTAATTGACCAAAGACAGATTGGCTAGACAGTTTAAGCAACATATTAACATCGTTTTTGAAGGACTTTGGCTTTTATCTTgtaattttaattgatttttttttatatttaaaaggcCTGTCGTGTATTTCAGGTTTGCTCTACAATTTGAAATGAACAATGTTTTGAGAAACATTCCCATCTTAACTGTTGGCTTTGAATTGCATAATTAGAATGTATGCATTTGACTTACATctccatagaaatgttgaataTTGTAGATTTTTGTGCACATATTCAagctttaaagctttatttGCAGAAGCAGATACCTCTGTTAAAGTGGTAGCAGCTTGCGCTAATATTTGGGATTCGGGCAAAGAGATGTGCATTTTGACATGACTTCAGCTTCcttaattattattttcaagACGATCTGCGAGCAGAACTAGTCAAGGGATGTTCCCCACCTTGAATACTGAGCAGCGGACATCCGGTGAGCTGCTGTCAGCGGCGAGATCCATCACCAGCTTCTTCAGGAAGTCCGTGATGATCGCTGGAGGGAGGAGCTCCCAGTACTTTGCCAGGATTTTACAGACGCCCAAGATGGCGCCGGAGCGCACAGTGGGGTGAGGGTCATCAAGCAGGCCCTGAGAAAGGATACGAATTCAACAATCTATTTTTAACTTTCCTGAAATAGTAAAAATGTTGAATATTGTAATTTTAATGCCTCACCATTGCAGTGTCCAGCTGCCTCTGAATGTTCATGTCTATGTTCTCTTTGCTTTGCTCGGGGTCATGGACCGGAAAAGCTTCCGTGAAAAGAAACGTGGAGTTCGCTCGCACCTCAAAATTGGCagcctgaaaaaacaaaacatttaaacaatgcaAAATACAAGAACGCCAGCATGAATGCAACATCAACGCATGCGTACGCTGAGAGCTTTCCAGAGTATTGGCTTGTAGAGGTCATGGAGCATCTTGTCCACATTGGGAGAGCGCTTCTTTGTGTGGAAATAGCTCACAATCTGAATGAGAAACAAACACCACAGTTGGCTCACAGACTCTGCAAAgatttaccaaaaaaacaaaacgccgTTTTCTGTAGAATACCTCCCGAACTTTGGCATAAACAGGTGACATTCTATGAAGAAAGATGGCGTTCTGCATAAAATCCTGTATGCACACGCTCTCAATCTTCTCCAGGAAATCCCCATCAGCCTTCTTCCATGCTCTGAAGTAGATCTCTGCGATATGAGTGGTCAAGCCCCTGAACACAACGCTTACCAAGTAAATTACCTGATCTTAAATCAGACCAGCATTCATGAGGATCAAGCGTTCGTCTTACTTGTTACAAAACTCCAGCTCGTTTTTAAAGGTGCCATGAATAGCCCAGATGAAGTCCAGACTCCAgctgaaaagaaacaccaggaatCGCTTTCCCTGTAACAAAGCACTCGTCATCAGTCTGACGGCTCAGTGAGGAAGCTGCAGCCACAGTGATGACCGGCCGTGAATCACAGAAACAAAGCCACTAAACATCAATGGACTCACATCATCGCTTCGAATGTAAGCAGGACGCTGAAAGCACTGAAGCAACAGGTCTTTGATCTGCTTGTTGTCCTCTGACATGTAATCCAGAGTCAGGAGCACATCATGGAGGCTCCACACTCTCTGAATTTCAGCCccctgacaaaataaaaagacaaaaacgatAAAGCCACCTGGTCCCAATACTTCTATTTCTGAAGCCGCGCCTCTTTTTTGCCTTGGATCTCATGAACTTCATGAGAGATGTTACTGACTGGCTTTTTTGCAGTGAAGCTCTTCTGCAGAGAGATGAGGAAAGCAGCCCGACCAAACTTTTCCATGTCCTGCAGGCCCTTCTTCCACCAGGCCTCATACAGAGTCTGTATGTGGACCTGCAGAGGAACCCCTAACACAGGAAGCAGCTCCAGGAATTCTGAGGAAAGAACCCAAGCAGAACGTTTTCACTGAGATTCACTCAAATGCAACTGGTGTAAGTCTGAAATTCAGATGTCCAGGATATTTTTTAATGGCTCAAATTAAGTTTTgcaaataattgttttaaaacatgCTGAAGggtaattttttaaacattttctttgcagtttAGTTAAGTGTGAGTTCAAGGTCAAGCTTACATGGATGAGTGTCATGTGATCAAAAACCTACCCTGCTGTGAAACCTGTAAAGAAACTAAACAGCCAATGATGCATTTAGCCTAAGATAAGACAACTATGCCATCTAGCTGTGTGCCTTAAAACTAGCAAACTGGACGTCTTTATcacaaactaaaatgtttttttttaaacagaatgttatgcttctgaaaaaaaatccaatgaaAGTTGGATTGATATTTCAGAGAGAAGAGAAGAAGGCCACCCATTTAGCTTTAAATTAGGTGGAAATGTGAACAATGAAACAAGGCGTGAAGTACATCAACATGATATGTGCAAGGTCTACAAAATTGATTACTTTTATGACCAGAAAATGGAAAATTTTGTTCAACAATCAGGCAGAAAGAGGAACTCTTCATGCTTGGTGGATGTAACACAATATTTGGGCTCATTTTTGTATATAGTGTTGCTTTTAAATCCCCAACGTCTCTGCAATAATCTGTCAAAgggattaacaaaaaaatgttcaaagaaaatggctgtaaaaaacaagaaactagtagatttatatttaaaaaccttACCATGAAGACTGTGAGCAATCTTTAGCAGTTCATTATAGGTGTCTCCTTCCTGTAAAGTCTTTACAGATGCTGCAGCCACCAGCGTCACTGCATCCACGACAGAAGTGGCATGTTTCTGAAAGAGAAGTTGTGG
It contains:
- the ncapg2 gene encoding condensin-2 complex subunit G2 — translated: MSKREAFLEAAGKENVDEFLHFIELHRDTAEPFDVEEVVQEMPSNQREVLWGRLESLLQNTLKDLPPQHSEEQDMEPDSAAVLKHATSVVDAVTLVAAASVKTLQEGDTYNELLKIAHSLHEFLELLPVLGVPLQVHIQTLYEAWWKKGLQDMEKFGRAAFLISLQKSFTAKKPGAEIQRVWSLHDVLLTLDYMSEDNKQIKDLLLQCFQRPAYIRSDDGKRFLVFLFSWSLDFIWAIHGTFKNELEFCNKGLTTHIAEIYFRAWKKADGDFLEKIESVCIQDFMQNAIFLHRMSPVYAKVREIVSYFHTKKRSPNVDKMLHDLYKPILWKALSAANFEVRANSTFLFTEAFPVHDPEQSKENIDMNIQRQLDTAMGLLDDPHPTVRSGAILGVCKILAKYWELLPPAIITDFLKKLVMDLAADSSSPDVRCSVFKCLPLVLDNPLSHPLLEKLLPTSKYSIHDNSEKVRIAFLDMLIKVKAVRAAKFWDVCSMDHLMARLAIDSQSVSKRIVDLLFKSFFPVNESEKEWCSRCITLIQMNPMAARKFYQFAHKHTAPTNIIKLMLVIRRSLNSCVQVNCDMMDITDNNKENSIAPPVHLGQDMALVAGLLEVVVILWRSVEKALKHNEEAYKYTSAKFGNVMSKYFQAFEDERATAPLIKLASFLPPAAVPTFSCGVLSRLRKMESGVAPEQYSQLLDCICSWGQAADVLELITDWLSASLPKQAGKEGSRRKVRIQESVEAKPDLALAYLEDLFSHTPTRDKVLALGEKPLKQLHTVLGSWKSVLYSHLSSTTEIPECPSTETALKAFMFHGRLGAHLQHNLTEGREYLLSLEHVAVWVADRVLPFLTKQTGSNQEESDKSQLLAAQIIESFLTVCCDVILVDLGDEKFYSEILHLCSVLLLSEGGYRCIPAVLLILKEVANSKVPEDNNQNQESKEDPTAVILGVVANIFQKIIEVLAKRLRKDPEGGKQLCLSVVAGMRDFLQVAQTWDREPLSGVLSTIFAIIIVEKRRVLQKIAHPEEVIAPQSVDEMPPLSSTLLSVILKSPQITKSFLTEVGSSLDSEAISSLSELAAVLRVLAVIKGAKGSEAGLKSAAVSIQQQIHKYAISDEDDGEIQRAIYESSVKTLNEILHL